A genomic segment from Triticum dicoccoides isolate Atlit2015 ecotype Zavitan chromosome 1A, WEW_v2.0, whole genome shotgun sequence encodes:
- the LOC119307780 gene encoding subtilisin-like protease 4, giving the protein MASSFALLLLLLAAVASTIAELDEREPHIDPASTIAELLNAAVTSTTAELDDVEPADCDGYRTYIVMLEPLEGGQDADVDAARAWHRSFLPSSTTAQGKPRLLYSYRTVFTGFAAWLTDEELKEKEVSAKPGFVRSFDNNIYRGQMTPTPTSVSFVDLSNHIGESPDN; this is encoded by the coding sequence ATGGCGAGCAGcttcgcgctgctgctgctcctcctGGCGGCGGTCGCGTCCACGATCGCCGAGCTGGACGAGAGGGAGCCGCACATCGATCCAGCGTCCACCATCGCCGAGCTGTTGAATGCGGCAGTCACGTCCACCACCGCCGAGCTCGATGATGTCGAGCCAGCCGACTGCGACGGCTACAGGACTTACATCGTCATGCTCGAGCCACTAGAAGGAGGCCAAGATGCTGATGTTGATGCTGCCAGAGCGTGGCACCGCTCCTTCCTGCCATCGTCGACGACGGCACAAGGCAAGCCGAGGCTGCTCTATTCCTACCGGACCGTCTTCACCGGCTTCGCCGCGTGGCTGACGGATGAGGAGCTCAAGGAGAAGGAGGTCTCCGCCAAGCCAGGCTTCGTCCGCTCCTTCGACAACAACATCTACCGCGGGCAgatgacgccgacgccgacgtcggTGTCGTTCGTGGACCTGTCGAACCATATTGGGGAGTCCCCGGATAACTGA
- the LOC119282609 gene encoding uncharacterized protein LOC119282609 — translation MWMIASCTSFTLPLNQLVISVKPATCNGTVVGPLSQVWVLIDDLPAGLRSSAFLMVVGVLIGKPVEVDLESLNKVGPARMKIWCLDSGRVHGSVDVFPSPGGIRLRVRVEGAAAYQPPPPPSPPSNPMDKHDKDEDGSMGGNNQSDGSNLRFTQSEWDGLAESERELFQSQDPSSAAPRQSLAIPPTDSMVAAPDVASLKIPPVSATPKSGACSNLPARPISPTRSGIEDLPASPERDVVGAQSQRKKKSSVRKFSAKSRNSLGSKQSITGVCRRLDKDPGSMSRSGPSPASPVPRAQAIRSPASTARKGWRVANSGGSVLQRAEKRAAAKDLPTPAVEIID, via the exons ATGTGGATGATCGCTTCTTGTACTAGCTTCACCCTTCCCCTCAACCAACTGGTCATCTCGGTCAAGCCGGCAACTTGCAATGGTACGGTGGTTGGCCCTCTTTCTCAGGTCTGGGTTTTGATTGATGATTTACCAGCTGGGCTCCGCTCTTCTGCCTTTCTCATGGTGGTGGGGGTTCTAATTGGGAAGCCCGTGGAGGTGGATTTGGAATCTCTGAATAAGGTTGGCCCCGCTAGGATGAAGATTTGGTGTCTGGATTCGGGTCGTGTTCATGGATCGGTCGATGTTTTTCCCTCCCCCGGCGGTATCAGGCTCAGGGTGCGGGTGGAGGGGGCGGCTGCCTATCAACCCCCTCCTCCCCCTTCTCCTCCTTCTAATCCCATGGATAAACACGATAAGGACGAGGATGGATCGATGGGTGGTAATAACCAGAGTGATGGCTCCAATCTTCGTTTCACCCAATCTGAATGGGATGGCTTGGCTGAGTCTGAAAGGGAGCTGTTCCAGTCTCAAGATCCTTCTAGTGCTGCCCCTCGGCAGTCTTTGGCGATTCCTCCTACTGATTCCATGGTTGCTGCTCCTGATGTTGCTTCTCTGAAGATCCCGCCTGTGTCGGCTACCCCCAAGTCTGGTGCTTGCTCCAACCTCCCGGCTCGCCCGATCTCCCCCACCCGCTCCGGGATTGAGGATCTGCCTGCCTCCCCTGAGCGTGATGTGGTGGGTGCCCAGTCTCAGAGGAAGAAAAAGTCTTCGGTGCGCAAATTCTCAGCTAAGAGCAGGAATTCTCTGGGCTCAAAACAATCCATTACCGGTGTCTGCCGTCGTCTCGACAAGGATCCCGGGTCCATGTCTCGCTCTGGTCCATCTCCGGCTTCCCCCGTTCCTCGGGCGCAGGCGATTCGGTCGCCGGCGTCTACGGCCCGCAAAGGTTGGCGGGTGGCCAACTCGGGAGGCTCTGTTCTGCAGCGGGCGGAAAAGCGGGCTGCGGCGAAGGATCTTCCTACCCCAG cagtggagattattgactaa